In the Mycobacteriales bacterium genome, one interval contains:
- a CDS encoding PHP domain-containing protein, which produces MSSARDPVADLREIAYLLERTGAATPRVKAFRTAASVAESLGIEELTRRAANGTLTQLAGIGDSTAGAIADSIAGRRPAYLAKVEPDLPPDEPPSRMRRALRGDLHMHSDWSDGGSPIEEMVRAARDLGHEYVALTDHSPRLTVARGLSPERLREQLDVVRRLNEEMAPFRILTGIEVDILEDGALDQEDELLGELDIVVASVHSKLRMDRAPMTRRMVTAIANPHTDILGHCTGRLLAGRGRPESEFDAEIVFEACRQFGVAVEINSRPERLDPPRRLLRQAVESGCVFSIDTDAHAPGQLEWQRNGCERAEECGVEPARVINTLAVADLLSRPR; this is translated from the coding sequence GTGAGCTCGGCGCGCGATCCGGTCGCCGATCTTCGCGAGATCGCCTACCTGCTCGAACGCACCGGAGCGGCGACGCCGCGGGTGAAGGCGTTCCGCACGGCCGCGTCGGTCGCGGAGTCGCTCGGCATCGAAGAGCTCACCCGCCGGGCGGCGAACGGCACTCTCACCCAGCTGGCCGGCATCGGTGACTCGACCGCCGGAGCGATCGCGGACTCGATCGCGGGCCGGCGTCCGGCCTACCTCGCCAAGGTCGAACCGGACCTGCCGCCGGACGAGCCCCCGAGCCGGATGCGGCGGGCGCTGCGTGGCGACCTGCATATGCACAGCGACTGGAGCGACGGCGGGTCCCCCATCGAGGAGATGGTGCGTGCGGCCCGCGACCTCGGCCACGAGTACGTCGCGCTGACCGACCACTCGCCGCGGCTGACGGTCGCGCGCGGGCTCAGCCCGGAGCGGCTTCGCGAGCAGCTCGACGTCGTACGCCGGTTGAACGAGGAGATGGCGCCGTTCCGGATCCTCACCGGCATCGAGGTCGACATCCTCGAGGACGGCGCGCTCGACCAGGAGGACGAGCTACTCGGCGAGCTCGACATCGTGGTCGCGTCCGTGCACTCGAAGCTGCGCATGGACCGCGCCCCGATGACCCGGCGGATGGTGACGGCGATCGCGAACCCGCACACCGACATCCTCGGCCACTGCACGGGCCGGCTGCTGGCCGGACGTGGCCGGCCCGAGTCGGAGTTCGACGCCGAGATCGTCTTCGAGGCCTGCCGCCAGTTCGGGGTCGCGGTCGAGATCAACTCCCGCCCGGAGCGGCTGGACCCGCCACGCCGGCTGCTCCGCCAGGCGGTTGAGTCCGGCTGCGTGTTCTCCATCGACACCGACGCGCACGCGCCCGGGCAGCTCGAGTGGCAGCGCAACGGGTGCGAGCGGGCCGAGGAGTGCGGTGTCGAGCCGGCTCGGGTGATCAACACGCTTGCAGTGGCGGATCTCCTGTCCCGCCCGCGTTGA
- a CDS encoding ferredoxin, producing the protein MSDAEIVVDWDQCEGNAVCESILPQVFQVDDDNFMNVLMPNPPEELLDKVQEAVDMCPKRALALRRGGG; encoded by the coding sequence GTGAGCGATGCCGAGATCGTGGTCGACTGGGATCAGTGCGAAGGCAACGCAGTGTGCGAGAGCATCCTGCCGCAGGTCTTCCAGGTCGACGACGACAACTTCATGAACGTCCTCATGCCGAACCCGCCGGAGGAGCTGCTCGACAAGGTGCAGGAGGCGGTCGACATGTGCCCCAAGCGAGCGCTCGCGCTTCGCCGCGGAGGCGGGTAG
- a CDS encoding MFS transporter has protein sequence MAESSPVALRRNRRWMLFQGGQLLSDAGSASTAVAYPLLVLVLTGSPARAGIVGFARTLPLALLAIPAGVLADRWNRKWVMVGADVIRAGAVGVLAALIAAGHASFWVLPVVAFVEGAGNAMFLAAQAGALRAIVPLPQLPEAMSSLDGREAAVRLAGPPLGGALFAVANVLPFAVDAASYLFSTGSLLAIRAPFQQSAERNRGSLRARAAEGLRYLWKQRFLRTCALLFGLTNFIVPGLLLAVVVLAHRRHLSGGEVGLLVASFGASVLVGAMIASSIRRALPVRGVLLLELWTYLGSAVFLFWPNVFVLAASLVPAGLAIPASDSVVHAYRIAMTPDRLLSRSESVRSTLSLAIAPFGPLLAGYLLSVTTPRITVSVFVAVSAVLAGWATLSPSIRSAPRLDEVFNAGGTGDPPLQAC, from the coding sequence TTGGCTGAATCCTCACCCGTCGCGCTGCGCCGCAACCGCCGGTGGATGCTCTTCCAGGGCGGCCAGCTGCTGTCGGACGCCGGGAGCGCATCGACCGCCGTCGCCTATCCGCTCCTCGTCCTGGTCCTCACGGGCTCTCCGGCGCGCGCCGGCATCGTCGGCTTCGCCCGCACGCTTCCGCTCGCCTTGCTGGCCATCCCGGCGGGTGTCCTGGCCGACCGCTGGAACCGCAAATGGGTCATGGTCGGCGCGGACGTCATCCGGGCCGGCGCGGTCGGAGTGCTCGCCGCGTTGATCGCCGCCGGCCACGCGAGCTTCTGGGTCCTCCCGGTCGTGGCCTTTGTCGAAGGAGCCGGCAACGCGATGTTCCTGGCCGCCCAGGCCGGCGCGCTGCGGGCGATCGTCCCGCTCCCGCAGCTGCCCGAGGCGATGAGCTCGTTGGACGGCCGCGAGGCCGCGGTCCGGCTGGCCGGGCCGCCGCTCGGCGGCGCACTGTTCGCGGTGGCCAACGTCCTACCGTTCGCCGTCGACGCGGCGTCGTACCTGTTCTCGACCGGCTCGTTGCTCGCCATCCGTGCGCCGTTCCAGCAGAGCGCCGAGCGGAACCGCGGGTCGTTGCGCGCGCGGGCTGCCGAAGGTCTTCGCTACCTGTGGAAGCAGCGGTTCCTTCGAACCTGTGCCCTGCTGTTCGGGCTCACCAACTTCATCGTTCCGGGCTTGCTGCTCGCCGTCGTGGTGCTGGCGCACCGGCGCCATCTGTCCGGTGGCGAGGTGGGGCTGCTCGTTGCATCGTTCGGCGCGAGCGTCTTGGTCGGCGCGATGATCGCATCGTCGATCCGGCGCGCGCTTCCGGTGCGCGGAGTGCTGCTGCTCGAGCTCTGGACCTATCTCGGTTCGGCGGTGTTTCTCTTCTGGCCCAACGTGTTCGTCCTGGCCGCCAGCCTGGTCCCGGCCGGGCTGGCGATTCCGGCATCGGACTCCGTCGTGCATGCCTATCGGATCGCGATGACCCCGGACCGGCTGCTCAGCCGGTCCGAGTCGGTGCGCTCCACGTTGTCCCTCGCGATCGCGCCGTTCGGACCCTTGCTTGCCGGCTACCTGCTCAGTGTCACGACGCCACGGATCACGGTCAGCGTGTTCGTCGCCGTATCGGCCGTGCTGGCGGGCTGGGCGACGCTCAGCCCGTCGATTCGCAGCGCGCCGCGCCTCGACGAGGTTTTCAACGCGGGCGGGACAGGAGATCCGCCACTGCAAGCGTGTTGA
- a CDS encoding pentapeptide repeat-containing protein, giving the protein MSGSGADAAPCGKAHRPIAPNLSGAEPATTFAGDCDEDVSDLWLAGARVLELSLDRPELVDLRLDGCDLSGIVARDFIARRLALTDTRLRGVTFANGLLEETVVEGGVTDELSLRFSRLRRVTFRDCDLSGADFTNTTFEHVSITGCSMRRARFDAATVECLVISDCDLGGVTGALHLKGAQIDASDLPSLAISLAREAGIAIRDQ; this is encoded by the coding sequence GTGAGTGGATCCGGCGCTGATGCCGCACCCTGCGGCAAGGCGCACCGTCCGATCGCACCGAACCTCAGCGGCGCGGAACCGGCCACGACCTTCGCCGGCGACTGCGACGAAGACGTCTCGGACCTGTGGCTCGCGGGCGCCCGGGTGCTCGAGCTGTCCCTCGACCGACCGGAGCTGGTCGACCTCCGTCTCGACGGATGCGACCTTTCCGGCATCGTGGCTCGCGACTTCATCGCCCGCCGGCTGGCCCTCACCGACACCCGGCTGCGCGGCGTCACGTTCGCCAACGGGCTGCTCGAGGAGACCGTGGTCGAGGGCGGGGTGACCGACGAGCTGTCCCTGCGCTTCAGCCGGCTGCGGCGAGTGACCTTCCGCGACTGCGACCTGTCAGGCGCCGACTTCACGAACACCACGTTCGAGCACGTGAGCATCACCGGCTGCTCGATGCGCCGCGCCCGCTTCGACGCGGCGACGGTCGAGTGTCTGGTGATCTCCGACTGCGACCTCGGCGGCGTCACCGGCGCGCTCCACCTGAAGGGCGCGCAGATCGACGCGAGCGACCTGCCCTCGCTGGCGATCTCGCTGGCTCGCGAGGCCGGCATCGCGATCCGCGACCAGTAG
- a CDS encoding class I SAM-dependent methyltransferase, which produces MVTRQERAQSFGSVATSYDRLRPAPAPGALDWLVPSGCTVAVDLAAGTGLFTRPLAERVPRVIAVEPDPKMRSVLALRSPGVELVEGTGEAIPLPDAGADALFVSSAWHWLDPARALPEIARVLRDGGRLGVLWTSRDRDVEWVRDLDRLPGEPPWDGEAEGRHRRRRELDLTLGGASFFTAVEQMSFPDTRRMRKDDVVEMAGTYSAVITAPPDVRRTVLGNARAALDRRFPGVAEVEFPIRSWCFRADRLAR; this is translated from the coding sequence ATGGTGACCCGACAGGAACGCGCTCAGTCCTTCGGGTCGGTCGCGACGTCGTACGACCGGCTGCGCCCGGCGCCCGCGCCGGGGGCGCTGGACTGGCTCGTGCCGTCCGGCTGCACGGTCGCGGTCGACCTCGCGGCGGGAACCGGGTTGTTCACCCGGCCACTGGCCGAGCGCGTCCCTCGGGTGATTGCGGTGGAGCCTGACCCGAAGATGCGCTCGGTCCTCGCCCTGCGCTCGCCGGGCGTCGAGCTGGTGGAAGGTACCGGCGAGGCGATCCCGCTTCCGGACGCCGGAGCGGACGCGCTGTTCGTCTCCTCGGCGTGGCACTGGCTGGACCCCGCGCGGGCGCTTCCGGAGATCGCCCGGGTGCTTCGCGACGGCGGCCGGCTGGGCGTGCTGTGGACCAGCCGGGACCGCGACGTGGAGTGGGTCCGAGACCTCGACCGGCTGCCGGGCGAGCCGCCCTGGGACGGCGAAGCCGAAGGCCGGCACCGCAGGCGGCGCGAGCTCGACCTCACCCTGGGCGGCGCGTCCTTCTTTACGGCGGTCGAGCAGATGTCGTTCCCGGACACGCGGCGGATGCGCAAGGACGACGTGGTCGAGATGGCCGGCACCTACAGCGCGGTCATCACCGCCCCGCCGGACGTCCGGCGGACCGTGCTGGGCAACGCCCGGGCCGCGCTCGATCGGCGGTTTCCCGGGGTGGCCGAGGTCGAGTTCCCGATCCGGTCGTGGTGCTTCCGCGCCGACCGGCTCGCGCGCTGA